The following coding sequences lie in one Chelatococcus sp. YT9 genomic window:
- a CDS encoding nucleoside hydrolase, with protein MTETIIIDTDPGQDDAVAILLAVAAGKRLALDCITTVAGNVPVAQTTANALRVLDLAGRPDIPVYRGAERPLIVALETAEFVCGPDGLDGSGLPPPSREADAGHAVDAIIGRLRAAPDGLTLCPLGPLTNLALAFRLAPDVLPKIRRIVLMGGAIGLGNITPAAEFNMHVDPHAAAIVFDCGRPIVMMGLGVTLKAIATHEQIAGFAMLGTAAGRSIHGMLTRPRPGSLGTVGHPMHDPCVIAYLLWPELFSGRDCHVAIATEDGPMRGRTTIDWNGRLKRPANAHVIAEVEAHELFERMTRLIATLP; from the coding sequence GTGACCGAAACCATCATCATCGATACAGACCCCGGGCAGGATGACGCTGTCGCCATCCTGCTCGCCGTGGCCGCCGGCAAGCGGCTGGCGCTCGACTGTATCACGACGGTCGCGGGCAATGTGCCGGTGGCGCAGACGACGGCGAATGCCTTGCGGGTGCTGGATCTCGCCGGCCGCCCCGACATTCCGGTCTATCGCGGGGCCGAACGGCCGCTTATCGTCGCGCTCGAGACCGCCGAATTTGTCTGCGGGCCGGATGGCCTCGATGGGTCGGGGCTACCGCCACCGTCTCGCGAAGCGGACGCGGGGCACGCAGTGGACGCTATCATCGGGCGTCTGCGCGCCGCGCCCGATGGGCTGACGCTGTGTCCACTCGGCCCCCTCACCAATCTTGCCCTGGCCTTTCGGCTGGCCCCCGACGTTCTACCGAAGATCCGCCGGATCGTACTGATGGGCGGCGCCATCGGCCTCGGCAACATCACGCCCGCGGCCGAATTCAACATGCATGTCGATCCCCATGCGGCCGCGATCGTGTTTGACTGCGGGCGGCCGATCGTCATGATGGGGCTTGGCGTCACCCTGAAGGCGATCGCGACCCATGAGCAGATCGCGGGCTTCGCGATGCTCGGGACGGCTGCCGGCCGTTCCATTCACGGCATGCTGACCCGCCCACGCCCCGGCAGCCTGGGCACGGTCGGCCACCCCATGCATGACCCCTGCGTCATTGCCTATCTGCTCTGGCCTGAACTGTTCTCCGGCCGCGATTGCCATGTGGCGATCGCCACGGAGGACGGACCCATGCGCGGGCGCACCACCATCGATTGGAACGGGCGCCTGAAGCGCCCCGCCAACGCGCATGTCATCGCCGAAGTGGAGGCGCACGAGCTGTTTGAGCGGATGACGCGGCTCATCGCGACCTTGCCCTGA
- a CDS encoding ABC transporter permease encodes MSVTTVQSPQSRRAILSEVVGRYGTAIAGVILIAFFVIFAPNFATPVNIVNVIKDTSFLAILALGFTLAFTVAELDLSIAEMASLSAVVAGWLVQAQYPPLAAVAAALACGALLGAINGFGVTRLRVPSLIMTLGTAAVAKGLAFMITQGVAFVGRWPVGFTGLARGTTFGLPNLVLWLAGVSLFAYGLIKWTKTGAHMVATGEADEAARLAGIATARMKRIGLLLSGLFAGITAVLLASNLSSAAPNMAGDYLLYAIAAVLLGMTMFEPGKPNIGGTVFAAIVLKVLGNGLVLLGAPYYVQDIVLGIIIIGSVAFSASAMKKAAFKV; translated from the coding sequence ATGAGCGTGACGACCGTGCAGTCGCCCCAAAGCCGCCGGGCCATCTTGAGTGAAGTCGTCGGCCGCTATGGCACGGCGATCGCCGGGGTCATCCTGATCGCCTTCTTCGTGATCTTCGCGCCGAATTTCGCGACACCGGTCAATATCGTCAACGTCATCAAGGACACGAGCTTTCTCGCGATCTTGGCGCTCGGCTTCACGCTCGCCTTCACAGTGGCGGAACTCGATCTGTCAATCGCCGAAATGGCGAGCCTGTCTGCGGTGGTGGCGGGCTGGCTCGTGCAGGCTCAGTATCCGCCGCTCGCCGCTGTCGCGGCCGCCCTTGCGTGCGGCGCGCTGCTTGGCGCCATCAACGGCTTCGGTGTGACGCGGCTGCGCGTTCCATCCCTGATCATGACGCTCGGAACGGCGGCGGTCGCCAAGGGACTCGCTTTCATGATCACCCAGGGCGTTGCCTTCGTCGGTCGCTGGCCTGTCGGCTTCACAGGTCTCGCACGGGGGACGACCTTCGGCCTGCCCAATCTGGTGCTGTGGCTTGCGGGCGTTTCGCTGTTCGCCTACGGCCTCATCAAGTGGACCAAGACGGGCGCTCACATGGTGGCGACCGGCGAGGCTGACGAGGCCGCGCGCCTGGCAGGCATCGCGACCGCACGCATGAAACGCATCGGTCTGCTGCTGTCTGGCCTCTTTGCCGGCATCACGGCCGTGCTCCTTGCATCCAACCTGTCGTCGGCGGCCCCGAACATGGCCGGTGATTATCTTCTCTACGCCATTGCGGCCGTCCTCCTTGGTATGACGATGTTCGAGCCCGGCAAGCCCAATATTGGTGGCACCGTCTTTGCCGCCATCGTGCTCAAGGTACTCGGCAACGGGCTCGTCCTTCTGGGCGCTCCCTATTACGTCCAGGACATCGTGCTCGGTATCATCATCATCGGCTCTGTCGCTTTCTCGGCGAGTGCCATGAAGAAGGCCGCATTCAAAGTCTGA
- a CDS encoding substrate-binding domain-containing protein translates to MFGLKKLVISAAALLVLGQAAQAFELGIIGFQFTSETHARVANAAAAAAKEKGWNVTLLNSEGALPKHAEQFDALIAKKVDAIIVAMGKPVEADAQFKAAKDAGIPVITVQSGVSPHALFDIQSNEYKIGAEAALYLLGQLGFQGNIVTARFDLNIASRIRGKILDVVLSENQGVKELGKFSMARTQSWRDDVRAGMQALLLQNQGKINGIWASFDGQAYIIDDLLQAQGVKKGEIPLISVDGGKETYERIADPQSTLVASVSIPFEEMGKQAVDAVQAIVVDKKPKETVTNGPYLFVDAVLVDKNNVKQFLK, encoded by the coding sequence ATGTTTGGATTGAAGAAACTCGTTATATCCGCTGCTGCACTGCTGGTGCTCGGGCAGGCCGCCCAGGCCTTTGAGCTTGGGATCATAGGCTTCCAGTTCACCTCGGAAACACATGCCCGCGTCGCCAATGCCGCGGCCGCGGCCGCCAAGGAAAAGGGCTGGAACGTCACGCTGCTCAATTCCGAGGGCGCGCTTCCGAAACACGCCGAGCAGTTCGACGCGCTCATCGCGAAGAAAGTCGATGCCATCATCGTGGCCATGGGCAAGCCGGTCGAGGCGGATGCGCAGTTCAAGGCCGCCAAGGACGCCGGCATCCCTGTCATCACAGTGCAGTCCGGCGTCAGTCCCCATGCACTGTTCGATATTCAGAGCAATGAGTACAAGATCGGGGCCGAGGCGGCGCTTTACCTGCTCGGCCAGCTCGGTTTCCAGGGCAACATCGTGACAGCCCGTTTCGACCTGAACATCGCGTCGCGCATCCGTGGCAAGATCCTCGACGTCGTCCTTTCCGAGAACCAGGGCGTGAAGGAACTCGGCAAGTTTTCCATGGCGCGCACGCAGAGCTGGCGGGATGACGTACGCGCCGGCATGCAGGCTCTGCTGCTGCAGAACCAGGGCAAGATCAATGGCATCTGGGCCTCGTTCGACGGACAGGCCTATATCATCGACGATCTCCTGCAGGCGCAGGGCGTCAAGAAGGGCGAAATTCCGCTGATCTCCGTCGACGGCGGCAAGGAGACCTACGAACGCATCGCCGATCCGCAGTCGACGCTCGTCGCCAGCGTGTCAATTCCCTTCGAAGAGATGGGCAAGCAGGCGGTCGACGCTGTGCAGGCGATCGTCGTTGACAAGAAGCCGAAGGAGACCGTGACGAACGGCCCGTATCTCTTCGTCGACGCAGTTCTCGTCGACAAGAACAACGTGAAGCAGTTCTTGAAGTAA
- a CDS encoding BtpA/SgcQ family protein — MKTLVRDEYGLDHLLIGCVHTLALPGTPLYDRSGGMRKIVAQAREEAKILEDAGFSALLYTNESDMPYEANMPIEVITAMTDVIAECQAQTKLPHGVNMLIDPPASIAVAHATGGRFVRAFLTGSLVGDIGTMTPDGARALRLRANLDAENIRIICNVTPGFSINVDTRPVEQQASGAVFIGLADVVCVSGPAAGKEADVSLIERVARQVPDTPVAVGTGVAEENIARLAEVADIFIVGTSIKKDRQTLNAVEPARAQAFVRAYENRKAD; from the coding sequence ATGAAGACCCTCGTTCGCGACGAATATGGCCTCGATCACCTGCTGATCGGCTGCGTCCATACCCTCGCCTTGCCCGGTACGCCGCTTTACGATCGCTCCGGCGGCATGCGCAAGATCGTGGCCCAGGCCCGTGAGGAAGCAAAGATCCTCGAGGACGCCGGCTTCAGTGCGCTTCTTTACACGAACGAATCCGACATGCCTTACGAGGCGAACATGCCGATCGAGGTCATCACGGCGATGACCGACGTGATCGCGGAATGCCAAGCGCAGACGAAGCTGCCGCATGGCGTCAACATGCTGATCGATCCGCCGGCCTCGATCGCGGTGGCGCACGCCACGGGTGGGCGTTTCGTGCGTGCCTTCCTCACCGGCTCGCTCGTCGGGGACATCGGAACGATGACCCCCGATGGTGCCCGTGCGCTGAGGCTGCGCGCTAATCTGGACGCCGAGAACATCCGCATCATCTGCAACGTCACGCCGGGCTTCTCAATCAATGTCGATACCCGCCCCGTCGAGCAGCAGGCATCGGGTGCCGTTTTCATCGGCCTCGCCGATGTGGTCTGCGTCAGCGGCCCAGCCGCGGGCAAGGAGGCTGATGTCTCGCTCATTGAGCGCGTCGCGCGACAGGTCCCTGACACGCCCGTGGCCGTCGGTACCGGCGTCGCGGAAGAGAATATCGCACGGCTCGCCGAGGTGGCCGACATCTTCATCGTCGGCACGTCGATCAAGAAGGACCGGCAGACGCTCAACGCTGTCGAGCCGGCGCGAGCACAGGCTTTCGTGCGCGCCTATGAGAACAGGAAGGCGGACTGA
- a CDS encoding succinylglutamate desuccinylase/aspartoacylase family protein has product MTQEIIIGSARSSEPGRVTGRLHIGDAPDGSPVEIPVVIVQGAKPGKVLWLHGCVHGNEYCGTYIIHELLGALDPAQLAGTVVALPILNLPAFQARQRTSPFELYHGGDMNRQFPGDPNGTHTQQMAAKIYEPLKRYADVLVDFHTAMTPDVSWALYPKVGGEVEALSEKVARAFGLRDTLPAPPTILNGSAMMTAAKDGIASYIVECGGKMRGFTDESVTDSVARLKNVMIALGMLEGTARDHGQLNYFSNFAWVTATRGGLFEKAVSCGDRIEVGTVLGRYYDAWGNGKGEATSPQPGIVLAIHPGPVMATGETLVHIGLDPRQV; this is encoded by the coding sequence ATGACGCAGGAAATCATCATTGGCTCGGCGCGCTCCTCGGAGCCTGGCAGGGTGACGGGCCGGCTGCATATCGGTGATGCGCCAGACGGATCGCCGGTCGAAATTCCCGTCGTGATCGTCCAAGGAGCCAAACCAGGCAAGGTCCTGTGGCTCCACGGGTGCGTGCATGGCAATGAATATTGTGGCACCTACATCATCCACGAGTTGCTTGGCGCGCTCGACCCCGCGCAGCTCGCCGGAACAGTGGTGGCTTTGCCGATCCTCAACCTTCCGGCCTTCCAGGCCCGTCAACGGACGAGCCCGTTTGAGCTCTATCACGGCGGTGACATGAACCGGCAGTTCCCCGGGGATCCCAACGGCACGCATACGCAGCAGATGGCTGCAAAAATCTACGAGCCATTAAAAAGATATGCCGACGTTCTGGTGGATTTCCACACGGCGATGACGCCTGATGTAAGCTGGGCCTTATATCCGAAGGTTGGCGGCGAGGTCGAGGCGCTATCGGAAAAGGTCGCACGCGCCTTCGGTCTGCGTGACACCTTGCCCGCTCCCCCGACGATCCTGAACGGCTCCGCGATGATGACCGCCGCCAAGGATGGCATCGCAAGCTACATCGTCGAATGCGGTGGCAAGATGCGTGGATTTACGGACGAATCCGTCACAGATTCCGTCGCAAGACTCAAGAATGTGATGATCGCTCTCGGCATGCTTGAGGGAACAGCGCGGGACCACGGCCAGCTCAATTATTTCTCGAACTTCGCCTGGGTGACGGCCACGCGCGGCGGCCTGTTCGAGAAAGCGGTTTCGTGCGGCGATCGGATCGAGGTCGGTACGGTTCTTGGCCGATACTATGATGCGTGGGGCAACGGCAAAGGCGAGGCAACGAGCCCGCAACCAGGGATCGTGCTCGCAATTCACCCCGGGCCAGTGATGGCGACCGGTGAGACCCTGGTGCATATTGGGCTCGATCCGCGCCAGGTCTGA
- a CDS encoding SDR family NAD(P)-dependent oxidoreductase, whose translation MTAPVTLITGAAGGIGSTLAHLLARAGHRVVLSDRDGDGLEALARSIDQAGGEAVFLAGDVQDREWPAALVTFAVERLGRIDNLVTGAGASRAVPMVEMDDDEWDKLVDINLSAVFRISKAVTRQIVAQGDGGAIVHISSIAHSNGGANLAYGSAKGGVATLTRGMAQQLGPQGIRVNAVAPGIIDTPMVRNGFAAQFNGLVAGAAVRTPLGRLGRPEDVAEVIAFLLSPAAAFVTGALIPITGGIEILSPISTIARGE comes from the coding sequence ATGACCGCTCCCGTCACGCTCATCACCGGAGCCGCCGGCGGCATCGGCAGCACCCTCGCCCATCTGCTCGCCCGTGCGGGTCACAGGGTCGTCCTCTCCGACCGCGACGGCGATGGCCTTGAGGCGCTGGCGCGGAGCATCGATCAGGCGGGCGGCGAAGCCGTCTTTCTGGCCGGTGACGTGCAGGACCGGGAGTGGCCCGCCGCACTCGTCACCTTCGCTGTGGAACGCCTCGGGCGGATTGACAATCTTGTGACAGGCGCAGGCGCCTCGCGCGCCGTGCCGATGGTCGAGATGGACGATGATGAGTGGGACAAACTCGTTGACATCAACCTCTCGGCGGTATTTCGCATCTCGAAAGCCGTCACCCGGCAGATCGTCGCCCAAGGCGACGGCGGCGCGATCGTTCATATCTCGTCGATCGCCCACTCCAACGGCGGCGCCAACCTGGCGTATGGCTCGGCGAAGGGCGGGGTCGCCACATTGACGCGAGGCATGGCTCAGCAACTCGGTCCGCAGGGAATTCGTGTCAACGCGGTGGCGCCTGGCATTATCGACACGCCAATGGTGCGCAATGGCTTCGCCGCCCAGTTCAATGGCCTTGTCGCGGGCGCGGCGGTTCGCACCCCGCTCGGCCGTCTCGGGCGGCCGGAAGATGTAGCCGAAGTCATTGCTTTCCTGTTATCGCCGGCAGCAGCCTTCGTGACAGGCGCGCTGATCCCTATTACAGGCGGCATAGAGATTCTTTCGCCGATTTCGACGATCGCCCGTGGAGAGTGA
- a CDS encoding ATP-binding cassette domain-containing protein, which yields MTDAAANASPLLSLRGIGKSYGPVVAVRDVDLDIHAGEVVAICGDNGAGKSSLIKVISGAEEPTSGTMAIRGKEVRFASPHDALEHGLATIYQDLALAPRLSIAQNVFMGSELTRPFVLPFLRVLDKAKMIEESRRYLSRLSVAIQDMTRPVERLSGGQRQAVAISRALRWNADIIIMDEPTAALGVKETALVLDLIRTLKAGGHTVILISHNMRDVVALADRVVIMGAGRKFVDRPLGDLTADDLTHLIMSGNARAA from the coding sequence ATGACCGATGCTGCGGCAAACGCCTCTCCTCTCCTGTCCCTCCGCGGCATTGGCAAAAGCTATGGCCCGGTGGTGGCCGTGCGCGATGTCGATCTCGATATCCACGCGGGTGAGGTTGTCGCCATCTGCGGCGATAATGGCGCCGGCAAGTCGAGCCTTATCAAGGTGATCTCGGGAGCCGAGGAGCCAACATCCGGCACGATGGCCATACGCGGCAAGGAAGTTCGCTTCGCCTCGCCCCATGATGCCTTGGAGCACGGGCTGGCGACGATCTATCAGGACCTCGCGCTGGCGCCCCGCCTGTCGATCGCCCAGAACGTATTTATGGGCTCGGAACTCACACGCCCGTTCGTCCTGCCTTTTCTGCGCGTCCTCGACAAGGCCAAGATGATCGAGGAATCGCGCCGGTACCTCTCGCGTCTCTCCGTCGCCATTCAGGACATGACACGCCCCGTGGAGCGCCTCTCCGGCGGTCAACGGCAGGCCGTCGCCATCTCGCGTGCCCTGCGCTGGAATGCCGACATCATCATCATGGACGAACCAACGGCGGCGCTGGGCGTGAAGGAAACCGCGCTCGTGCTCGACCTCATCCGCACGCTGAAGGCGGGCGGTCACACCGTCATCCTCATCAGCCACAATATGCGCGACGTCGTCGCGCTCGCCGACCGCGTGGTCATCATGGGGGCGGGCCGGAAATTCGTCGATCGTCCGCTCGGGGACCTGACAGCGGACGACCTCACCCATCTCATCATGAGCGGCAACGCGCGCGCCGCCTGA